A genomic stretch from Bifidobacterium sp. ESL0769 includes:
- a CDS encoding DUF3107 domain-containing protein, protein MDVELGIQNVARPVNFTTEQSADEVSRAISDAVAKGEPIDLIDDKDRHIMVPAGALGYAIIGSETKHAVGFGAL, encoded by the coding sequence ATGGATGTCGAACTCGGAATTCAGAACGTGGCACGTCCGGTCAATTTCACGACCGAGCAAAGCGCCGATGAAGTCAGCCGCGCCATTTCGGATGCAGTGGCGAAGGGCGAGCCAATTGATTTGATCGATGACAAGGACCGCCACATCATGGTGCCGGCCGGTGCCTTGGGCTACGCCATCATCGGTTCGGAAACCAAGCACGCCGTCGGCTTTGGAGCTCTTTAA
- a CDS encoding PHP domain-containing protein, whose translation MTSDEYNDCGPASGWDLHCHTVFSDGTKTPAELVDLAKANGLHGIAITDHDTTAGWDDAQKAAESRGFPLLRGSEITAQDHHVSVHMLAYQYDPEDEGIVNLFSSTRAARIERAKRMVSRLSKDFPITWNDVMNQTKKGDETTVGRPHMADALVDAGFYHTRSEAFAGAISSSSKYYIPTPSPSALQVVEVVRQAGGVSVVAHPADYSRNRVLLSGSQIRELADAGLGGLEVWHRGNDTEDRERLLGLARELGLLVTGGSDWHGDGKPNKLGENLTADSVVAQIVERGAIPLIS comes from the coding sequence ATGACTAGCGACGAATATAACGATTGCGGTCCGGCTTCCGGCTGGGATCTTCACTGTCATACGGTCTTTTCCGATGGTACCAAGACCCCTGCCGAACTTGTTGACCTTGCAAAAGCTAACGGCCTGCACGGTATCGCAATCACAGACCATGATACCACCGCAGGATGGGACGATGCTCAAAAAGCCGCTGAGAGTCGCGGTTTCCCGTTGCTGCGCGGCAGCGAGATCACCGCTCAGGACCATCACGTTTCGGTGCATATGCTGGCTTACCAGTATGACCCGGAAGACGAGGGTATTGTGAACCTGTTTTCCTCCACGCGTGCGGCGCGTATCGAGCGGGCGAAGCGCATGGTATCGCGTCTGTCGAAGGATTTTCCTATTACGTGGAACGACGTGATGAATCAAACCAAAAAAGGCGACGAGACGACGGTGGGCAGGCCGCATATGGCCGATGCGCTGGTGGATGCGGGTTTCTATCACACGCGTTCCGAGGCCTTTGCCGGAGCTATATCCTCTTCGAGTAAGTATTACATTCCGACGCCTTCGCCGAGTGCGTTGCAGGTCGTTGAAGTCGTGCGGCAGGCCGGCGGGGTGAGCGTCGTTGCGCATCCTGCGGATTACAGCCGCAACAGGGTTCTGCTTTCCGGCTCCCAGATTCGTGAGCTGGCCGATGCAGGGCTGGGTGGCCTTGAGGTCTGGCATCGCGGCAATGATACCGAAGATCGTGAGCGTCTGCTGGGTCTTGCTCGCGAGCTTGGTCTGCTCGTTACAGGTGGTTCAGATTGGCACGGGGACGGCAAGCCCAACAAGCTCGGCGAAAACCTGACCGCCGACAGTGTTGTGGCGCAAATCGTTGAGCGAGGGGCCATTCCGTTGATTTCCTGA
- a CDS encoding vitamin K epoxide reductase family protein, with the protein MERGPRDLNGQLPSELSDNREPTGFFHGPIWNYGMMCLGAGIGLFASLMLAADTLKLARNPNKALGCDVNSVLSCSTVAESWQAEIIKFGGLSFPNAFFGICFYSVFITVAVVGACNVKLPYWFSMAAWWGGVAAISYAYWLMSQSMFVIKALCPWCMTMMFATTIMFMALTHATVTVQKIPRKHWRKGLNTYYRMRYDWMVNIVWIFAIIALIFVKEGAAIFA; encoded by the coding sequence ATGGAAAGAGGACCGAGAGATCTCAACGGCCAGCTGCCTTCTGAATTGAGCGACAATCGTGAACCTACCGGATTCTTCCATGGTCCCATCTGGAATTACGGCATGATGTGCCTAGGCGCAGGCATCGGCCTCTTCGCCTCGCTGATGTTGGCTGCGGATACCCTGAAACTGGCTCGAAATCCAAACAAGGCGTTGGGCTGCGACGTCAACTCCGTGCTTTCCTGCTCCACTGTCGCCGAATCCTGGCAGGCTGAGATCATCAAGTTCGGCGGACTGAGCTTCCCGAACGCGTTCTTCGGTATTTGCTTCTATTCCGTCTTCATCACCGTCGCCGTGGTGGGCGCCTGCAACGTCAAGCTTCCCTACTGGTTCTCCATGGCAGCATGGTGGGGCGGTGTGGCCGCGATCTCCTACGCTTACTGGCTGATGAGTCAGTCCATGTTCGTCATCAAGGCGCTTTGCCCCTGGTGCATGACCATGATGTTCGCCACGACGATTATGTTCATGGCGCTAACACATGCGACAGTTACGGTACAGAAGATACCGCGCAAACATTGGCGCAAGGGTCTCAATACCTACTACCGCATGCGTTACGACTGGATGGTCAACATCGTCTGGATCTTCGCCATCATCGCGCTGATCTTCGTCAAGGAAGGCGCCGCGATCTTCGCCTGA
- the dapF gene encoding diaminopimelate epimerase, translated as MSLPHFVYKGHGTGNDFVIYIDREGKLEPTADEVRHICDRHFGIGADGLIRLAKPEYVSDLSAVAVEQCHEGGADWFMDYRNADGTLAEMCGNGTRVTTLLAQRAGIADAPGGVPFKLGTRAGVKTLRSLGTLEPYGDDVFQVSLGAGKIGDLDTYKVTIPGTDGETAGTFIDMGNPHVVSIVEDGKATLPAVEDLNLIVKPVVSPAIETDQNAEFVRIDACDKVADTGRATMRVNERGCGETLSCGTGLGATAVTLRAKTGVSHWDISIRGGLVHVDVSDEDVRLTGAAVIVAKVELL; from the coding sequence ATGAGTCTTCCGCATTTCGTCTATAAAGGGCATGGCACCGGCAACGATTTCGTCATCTATATCGACCGCGAGGGCAAGCTTGAGCCTACTGCCGACGAGGTTCGCCATATCTGCGACCGGCATTTCGGCATCGGCGCCGACGGTCTGATCCGCCTGGCCAAGCCGGAATATGTCAGCGACCTTTCGGCAGTTGCAGTCGAGCAATGCCACGAGGGCGGGGCCGATTGGTTCATGGATTACCGCAATGCAGATGGAACGCTTGCGGAGATGTGCGGCAACGGGACCCGTGTGACGACGTTGCTTGCCCAGCGTGCCGGTATAGCGGATGCTCCGGGCGGCGTGCCTTTCAAGCTTGGGACGCGGGCCGGGGTCAAGACGTTGCGCTCGCTGGGAACGCTTGAGCCCTACGGCGACGACGTGTTCCAAGTCAGTCTTGGTGCCGGCAAAATCGGGGATTTGGATACCTATAAGGTTACGATTCCGGGAACTGATGGTGAGACTGCCGGAACGTTCATCGATATGGGCAATCCGCATGTCGTTTCGATTGTGGAGGACGGCAAGGCCACGTTACCGGCCGTCGAGGATTTGAATCTCATCGTCAAGCCCGTGGTAAGCCCGGCGATCGAGACCGATCAGAACGCCGAATTTGTTCGCATCGACGCTTGTGACAAGGTCGCTGATACGGGCCGTGCCACCATGCGCGTGAACGAACGCGGCTGCGGCGAGACGCTTTCCTGCGGTACCGGGCTCGGCGCCACGGCGGTGACGTTGAGGGCGAAGACCGGTGTGAGCCATTGGGATATCAGCATTCGCGGGGGCTTGGTGCATGTTGACGTCAGCGATGAGGACGTACGGCTTACCGGCGCTGCGGTCATCGTGGCGAAAGTGGAGCTGTTGTAA
- the murI gene encoding glutamate racemase, with protein sequence MALNAPIGVFDSGLGGISVVREIHTEMPNERIVYFGDSANAPYGTKTPEEVRKLSFAIVEQFVAKGVKAIVIACNTATSAAVDDLRATYDLPIISMEPALKVACDRGHGKPQRVIVAATPLTLREKKFTALMQRFSATNTIYRQPCPDLVEIVEHDQLEDHDLVMSTLHRYFDNYDLDTIDSVVLGCTHFVFYRNYFRELLPASTAIIDGNEGTARRLHDLLAASDALATPDAQGSVTLENSDPSERMTALAAKRLNA encoded by the coding sequence ATGGCATTAAACGCTCCCATTGGTGTGTTCGATTCGGGGCTGGGCGGCATCTCCGTCGTGCGCGAAATCCACACGGAAATGCCAAACGAACGCATCGTCTATTTCGGCGACTCCGCCAACGCGCCTTACGGCACCAAAACACCGGAAGAGGTGCGCAAACTTTCCTTCGCCATCGTCGAGCAGTTCGTCGCCAAGGGTGTCAAAGCCATTGTCATCGCCTGTAACACCGCCACTTCAGCCGCCGTCGACGACTTGCGCGCCACCTACGATCTGCCCATCATCAGCATGGAACCGGCATTGAAAGTGGCTTGCGACCGGGGGCACGGCAAGCCACAGCGGGTCATCGTCGCCGCTACCCCATTGACGTTGCGCGAGAAGAAATTCACTGCGTTGATGCAGCGTTTCAGCGCCACCAACACCATCTACCGCCAGCCTTGCCCCGACCTGGTGGAAATCGTGGAGCACGACCAACTTGAAGACCATGATCTCGTGATGTCTACACTGCACCGTTATTTCGATAACTATGATCTCGATACCATCGATTCGGTGGTGCTGGGCTGTACGCATTTCGTCTTCTACCGCAACTATTTCCGCGAGCTGCTCCCAGCCTCCACCGCCATCATCGACGGCAACGAAGGTACCGCCCGCCGCCTGCACGACCTCCTCGCCGCCTCGGACGCCCTAGCCACCCCCGATGCCCAAGGCAGCGTCACGCTCGAAAACTCGGACCCCAGCGAGCGCATGACCGCCCTCGCCGCCAAACGTCTCAATGCCTGA
- a CDS encoding patatin family protein produces the protein MTKTALIDVGGGFRSIYGAGVMDWLMDNGITVDKCYGVSAGSANMVSYISGQRGRTYKFYTEYAFRPEYASANNFFKLHNYANLDYIYGTLSNSDGEYPVDYPTFAASPTEFTVVACDARNGYARYFDKSDVHQDNYDVMKASSAVPVACEPYVVDGIPYYDGGIADPIPVQLAADEGYDRIVLILTHQRDFVREAKKDTAPAALLKRSYPVAAERLKNRYRTYNEEMKVAEKLAAEGKVLILAPDDLCGLDTLSKNSEGLEKMYQKGLDAAEAIPAFIAS, from the coding sequence ATGACGAAAACTGCTTTAATCGATGTTGGCGGGGGCTTCCGTTCCATCTATGGGGCGGGCGTGATGGACTGGCTTATGGACAATGGCATTACCGTTGACAAGTGCTACGGCGTCTCCGCAGGTAGTGCCAACATGGTCTCCTACATTTCCGGCCAGCGCGGACGCACTTACAAGTTCTATACCGAGTACGCCTTCCGGCCCGAATACGCGAGCGCGAACAATTTCTTCAAGCTCCATAATTATGCCAATCTGGATTATATTTATGGCACGCTTTCCAATTCAGACGGCGAATATCCGGTGGATTACCCCACCTTCGCCGCCTCTCCCACCGAGTTCACCGTGGTGGCCTGCGACGCACGCAACGGCTACGCACGCTATTTCGACAAGTCTGACGTACATCAAGACAATTACGACGTGATGAAGGCCTCCAGCGCGGTGCCAGTGGCCTGCGAACCGTACGTCGTTGACGGCATCCCCTACTATGACGGCGGCATCGCCGACCCGATTCCGGTGCAGCTAGCAGCGGACGAGGGCTACGACCGCATCGTGCTCATCCTCACCCATCAGCGCGATTTCGTGCGCGAAGCCAAGAAAGACACCGCTCCGGCAGCATTGTTGAAACGCTCCTACCCCGTCGCCGCGGAACGCCTGAAGAACCGCTACCGCACCTACAACGAAGAAATGAAAGTGGCCGAAAAGCTGGCCGCCGAAGGCAAGGTGCTGATTCTGGCGCCCGATGACTTGTGCGGGCTCGACACGTTGAGCAAGAATTCCGAAGGCTTGGAGAAGATGTATCAGAAGGGGCTCGATGCAGCCGAGGCCATACCGGCGTTCATCGCAAGCTGA
- a CDS encoding SPFH domain-containing protein — protein sequence MVGLILLIIVLVIIIALIISGIFVVPQQQAYVIERFGRFLKVELAGIHLKIPYVDRIATKTNMRVNQLNVKLETKTLDNVFVTVVASTQFRVDPNNVATAYYELRDPAGQLRSYVEDALRSAIPALSLDDAFAKKDDVAADVQKTVGGEMAKFGFTVVKTLITAIDPSPAVKTAMDSINAAQREKEATRQRADAQRIQIETQATADAEKTRLQGEGQANYRREIANGIVDQIKSLKGVGMDITDVNNVVLFNQYLDVMRSLSESGNAKTVVLPASTPGGYQQLFDEVTKAMVTSNEAK from the coding sequence ATGGTAGGGCTTATCCTCCTGATTATCGTTCTGGTAATCATTATCGCGTTGATTATCTCGGGTATCTTTGTGGTGCCGCAGCAGCAGGCGTATGTCATCGAACGCTTTGGCAGGTTCCTTAAAGTCGAGCTGGCTGGCATCCATCTCAAGATTCCCTATGTCGACCGCATCGCCACCAAGACGAACATGCGTGTCAACCAGCTGAACGTCAAGCTCGAGACCAAGACGCTCGACAATGTCTTCGTCACTGTCGTCGCCTCCACCCAGTTCCGCGTGGACCCCAACAATGTGGCCACTGCCTACTATGAGCTCCGCGATCCGGCCGGCCAGCTGCGAAGCTACGTCGAGGATGCCCTGCGCTCCGCGATTCCTGCGCTTTCGCTCGATGATGCCTTCGCCAAGAAGGATGATGTGGCCGCCGACGTGCAGAAGACGGTGGGTGGCGAGATGGCGAAGTTCGGCTTTACCGTCGTCAAGACCCTGATCACCGCCATCGACCCGAGCCCTGCCGTGAAGACCGCCATGGACTCCATCAACGCCGCCCAGCGCGAGAAGGAAGCCACCCGCCAGCGTGCCGACGCCCAGCGCATCCAGATCGAAACGCAAGCTACCGCCGACGCCGAAAAGACCCGTCTGCAGGGCGAAGGCCAGGCCAATTATCGCCGCGAGATCGCCAACGGCATCGTCGATCAGATCAAGAGCCTGAAGGGCGTGGGCATGGATATCACCGACGTCAACAACGTGGTGCTTTTCAATCAGTACCTCGACGTGATGCGTTCGTTGAGCGAATCCGGAAACGCCAAGACGGTCGTGCTTCCGGCTTCCACGCCTGGCGGCTACCAACAGCTTTTCGACGAGGTCACCAAGGCGATGGTCACTTCCAACGAAGCGAAATAA
- a CDS encoding CrcB family protein, which produces MARKSGSFTVSTLMVAASLFVGGACGSLVRLALSALQPADVTWPWMTTTINLTGAFLLGFITAYMAALGPDIGVWRVTRLGLGTGLIGGYTTYSTFMLEVAKRIKSGEAAIAVAYLLVSILVGLLCAMLGLAVGKAVGKRRARRDGLELDAAESQGNRGNGSDGLNGQAEASISSVSAASQDSAGLVDTDESGESVNPVKPDKSADFAEPAEPIDSIDSIDSTEPNRGRLVGVTFLLFACVAAAALLLNPHWWQDIIALGLLLVASLLGGLGAFARYGVDAWVNNHIHLPFPCGTIAVNFTACLAMGLVAGWCATHVGLTTLQYLLASGFLGGYSTFSTASVEGAKLANGGKPLWAFVHTAGMMVISLALLMLGMMV; this is translated from the coding sequence ATGGCAAGAAAGTCGGGTTCTTTCACCGTTTCCACGCTGATGGTCGCGGCGAGCCTGTTTGTCGGCGGGGCCTGCGGATCGTTGGTGCGTCTGGCGTTGAGCGCGTTGCAGCCGGCCGATGTTACCTGGCCGTGGATGACCACAACCATTAATCTCACCGGTGCTTTTCTGCTCGGATTCATTACAGCGTATATGGCCGCGCTCGGCCCTGATATCGGCGTTTGGAGGGTGACCAGACTCGGGCTTGGAACCGGGCTGATCGGAGGGTACACCACGTATAGCACTTTCATGCTTGAAGTTGCTAAACGCATCAAAAGCGGCGAGGCGGCAATAGCCGTGGCATATTTGCTGGTCAGCATCCTTGTAGGGCTTCTTTGCGCGATGCTGGGGTTGGCGGTCGGCAAGGCCGTAGGCAAACGTCGTGCCCGGCGCGATGGTCTGGAACTTGATGCCGCTGAAAGCCAGGGGAATCGGGGCAATGGCTCTGACGGACTGAATGGGCAGGCCGAAGCCTCCATCTCTTCCGTTTCTGCCGCCTCTCAGGATTCGGCGGGATTGGTTGATACCGATGAATCTGGTGAATCAGTTAACCCTGTTAAGCCCGATAAGTCCGCTGATTTTGCTGAGCCAGCCGAACCTATCGATTCAATCGATTCAATCGATTCAACCGAACCCAATCGCGGCCGGTTGGTAGGCGTCACTTTCCTGCTTTTCGCCTGCGTGGCCGCCGCCGCATTGCTGCTCAACCCGCATTGGTGGCAGGATATCATCGCCCTCGGCCTGCTTCTTGTGGCCTCGCTGCTCGGCGGTTTGGGTGCGTTCGCCCGTTATGGCGTCGACGCGTGGGTCAACAACCACATCCACCTTCCCTTCCCGTGCGGTACCATCGCCGTCAACTTCACCGCTTGCCTGGCCATGGGCCTCGTGGCCGGTTGGTGTGCGACGCACGTAGGTCTGACGACTTTGCAATACCTGCTCGCATCCGGTTTCCTCGGAGGCTATTCGACCTTCAGCACCGCCAGCGTAGAAGGCGCGAAACTGGCAAACGGTGGCAAGCCGCTCTGGGCTTTCGTGCACACGGCGGGCATGATGGTCATCTCTCTTGCGTTGCTGATGCTCGGCATGATGGTCTGA
- a CDS encoding FAD-dependent oxidoreductase, protein MTTVAVIGCTHAGTYATTSILRNHPDWTVDVFEKNDTVSFLSCGIALWAGNHVSSTEKMFYTSPEELEETGASMHMRTEVTDIDVKGKKLNATDLETGKSKQYRFDKLVITTGSSPAAPFIQGLREALDSGRAMLCKDFNDGQRIVERTKKIKSVVVVGAGYIGCELAEQLSTRDIKVTLVDALPHVLDNNYDKSVTDQAEAAFEEHGVTLAMNQKVVAFRPETGSDGVDDSGVTVVTELGEYTADLAVMGAGFVPNTNLVSAQLRTLGYGAIIVDKYMRAATPENDILDDVFAAGDCATVHFNPTNTDEYRPLATNAIREAMLIGENIEEPTKAYAGTQATSAIQLYDLSMSSSGMTLDLANRRHIEADSATIQENYRPEFMLSTTPVTATIVYDRANGHILGAQFAAKHDISMAANLISVAIQAGFTVDQLASTDMLFQPNFDQPVNFVSSLAMAAADKRSKELEGIQE, encoded by the coding sequence ATGACTACAGTTGCTGTTATCGGATGCACGCATGCAGGCACGTATGCCACCACTTCCATTCTTCGCAATCACCCCGATTGGACCGTTGACGTCTTCGAGAAGAACGATACTGTCTCCTTCCTTTCCTGCGGCATCGCCCTGTGGGCCGGCAATCATGTCAGCAGCACCGAAAAAATGTTCTACACTTCCCCCGAGGAGCTCGAAGAAACCGGGGCGAGCATGCATATGCGCACCGAGGTCACCGACATCGACGTCAAGGGCAAGAAGCTTAACGCCACCGATCTCGAAACCGGAAAGTCGAAGCAATACCGGTTTGACAAACTCGTCATCACCACAGGTTCCTCGCCGGCGGCGCCTTTCATCCAAGGCCTGCGCGAGGCGCTCGACAGCGGCCGTGCCATGCTGTGCAAGGACTTCAATGACGGCCAGCGCATCGTCGAACGCACCAAGAAGATCAAGTCGGTCGTTGTGGTCGGAGCCGGCTATATCGGCTGTGAGCTGGCCGAGCAGCTGAGCACCCGCGACATTAAGGTGACCCTCGTCGACGCGCTGCCGCATGTGCTCGACAACAATTACGACAAGTCGGTCACTGATCAGGCTGAGGCTGCATTCGAGGAGCACGGCGTGACGCTGGCCATGAACCAGAAGGTCGTCGCCTTCCGTCCCGAGACCGGCAGCGACGGAGTGGATGATTCCGGGGTCACTGTGGTCACTGAACTTGGCGAATACACAGCGGATCTGGCCGTTATGGGCGCAGGCTTTGTGCCGAATACCAACCTGGTTTCCGCCCAGCTGCGCACGCTCGGTTATGGCGCCATCATCGTCGACAAATACATGCGCGCCGCCACTCCGGAAAACGACATTCTCGATGACGTATTCGCCGCCGGTGACTGCGCCACCGTTCATTTCAACCCGACGAACACCGACGAATACCGCCCACTGGCCACCAACGCCATCCGTGAGGCGATGCTGATCGGCGAGAACATCGAGGAGCCCACCAAGGCCTACGCAGGCACGCAGGCGACCAGCGCCATCCAGCTTTATGACCTGTCGATGTCTTCCAGCGGCATGACTCTTGACCTGGCCAACCGGCGTCATATCGAGGCCGATTCCGCCACCATCCAAGAGAATTACCGTCCGGAATTCATGCTCTCCACCACTCCGGTGACTGCGACCATCGTCTACGACCGAGCGAACGGACACATCTTGGGTGCACAGTTCGCCGCGAAGCACGACATCTCCATGGCCGCCAATCTCATTTCCGTGGCTATTCAAGCGGGATTCACCGTCGATCAACTGGCCTCCACCGATATGCTCTTCCAACCCAACTTCGACCAGCCGGTTAACTTCGTGAGCTCTTTGGCAATGGCCGCTGCCGACAAGCGTAGTAAAGAGCTTGAAGGTATTCAGGAATAA
- a CDS encoding PLP-dependent transferase — MSSDTETGLAGCPKPNDSHTDDAPTADFQAVKRRKRQRQKQQLAFETRAVHAGYDPYEHNGSVSIPIYQSAAFAMHDAVRGDGLSSGEIEGFSYSRCANPTVDALERRLADLEGGVSAVALASGMAAVSFALLCAAEGGGRLIAPKDLYGASIDAMESFFPQFGIHTDFVEDINDIAEVESKITSDTRAVFAESVANPSTKITDIKPLADMLHRHGVALIVDNTVPTPYLFRPIEFGADVVVHSTTKGVSGHGNALGGVVVDSGKFDWANGRFPQFTRKELVVSDERKSIWKSFVEAYGNAAFAGRVRIKYLHNLGAVMSPANAYLQLIGLETLPQRFRRETDTALKIARHLETVPHVTQVNYSGLDSSADKPLADRYFPNGIGPVLSFRLEGDESHINRVVNAVRVFSYVPNIGDTHSLIVNPARITHREVPGDYRCAAGVDDHLLRLSIGLEEPSDLIADLDRVIAQAY; from the coding sequence ATGTCCAGTGACACCGAAACCGGCTTGGCGGGCTGTCCGAAGCCCAACGATTCCCATACTGACGATGCGCCGACTGCGGATTTCCAAGCTGTAAAGCGCCGGAAGCGGCAGCGTCAGAAGCAGCAACTGGCCTTTGAGACCCGTGCCGTCCATGCCGGCTACGACCCTTACGAACACAATGGTTCGGTAAGCATCCCGATCTATCAGAGCGCCGCTTTCGCCATGCACGACGCGGTTCGCGGCGACGGCCTTTCCTCCGGAGAAATCGAGGGATTCTCGTACTCACGTTGCGCCAACCCCACTGTTGATGCGTTGGAACGTCGCTTGGCTGATCTCGAAGGCGGGGTTTCGGCGGTGGCGCTGGCTTCCGGAATGGCGGCTGTGTCGTTCGCATTGCTTTGCGCGGCGGAAGGCGGCGGCAGGCTTATCGCGCCCAAAGACCTTTACGGTGCCTCCATCGATGCCATGGAAAGCTTCTTTCCTCAGTTCGGTATCCATACCGATTTCGTTGAGGATATCAACGATATCGCCGAAGTCGAATCGAAAATTACGTCCGACACTCGTGCCGTTTTCGCTGAATCCGTGGCCAACCCCTCCACCAAAATCACTGATATCAAGCCGCTTGCCGACATGCTTCATCGCCATGGTGTCGCCCTTATCGTCGACAACACCGTGCCGACCCCGTACCTGTTTCGCCCGATTGAATTCGGCGCCGATGTCGTCGTCCATTCCACCACCAAGGGCGTCAGCGGGCATGGCAACGCCTTGGGCGGGGTGGTGGTAGACTCCGGCAAGTTCGATTGGGCCAACGGCCGTTTCCCGCAATTTACGCGAAAGGAACTGGTGGTCAGCGATGAACGGAAGAGCATCTGGAAGAGTTTCGTCGAGGCTTATGGTAACGCAGCTTTTGCTGGTCGCGTGCGCATTAAATACCTGCACAACCTTGGCGCGGTGATGTCGCCGGCCAACGCCTATCTGCAGTTAATCGGTTTGGAGACGCTTCCGCAGCGTTTCCGTCGCGAAACCGACACGGCCCTGAAAATCGCGCGTCACTTGGAAACGGTGCCGCACGTCACCCAGGTCAATTACTCCGGTCTCGATTCCAGTGCCGACAAACCGCTCGCCGACCGTTATTTTCCCAATGGCATCGGCCCCGTGCTTTCCTTCCGTTTGGAAGGCGACGAATCACATATCAATCGTGTGGTCAATGCCGTGCGAGTGTTTTCCTACGTTCCCAATATCGGCGACACGCATTCGTTGATCGTCAATCCTGCGCGTATCACCCACCGTGAGGTTCCGGGCGACTATCGCTGTGCCGCCGGCGTCGATGACCACTTGCTAAGGCTTTCAATCGGTTTGGAAGAGCCGTCCGATCTTATTGCCGACCTTGATCGGGTTATCGCGCAAGCGTACTGA